One window from the genome of Pandoraea fibrosis encodes:
- the mreC gene encoding rod shape-determining protein MreC, whose protein sequence is MQYSPPPLFKQGPSALARLICFVALAIGLLVVDSHYNTLERVRAVVGTALYPVQRMMLLPRDAILGVASFFSTESQLTGENRALREQNLELSVQAQRNNQLVAENEHLRQMLALRDRLPVPSIPAEIEYDTRDPFTQRVVIDRGTKHGVKLGAPVVTEQGLLGQVSRVFLLQSEVTLLTDKEQAVPVQVTRSGVHSVIYGGLRGDVLDLRFIPLSADVKVGDEIATSGLDGIYPAGLPVARITKVDRVSDTAFARILCQPVANLRSQRQVLVLQYTTPLALHPDAAADLARASDPAASGEKPGQKGATRADPKRAPAVRKGH, encoded by the coding sequence ATGCAGTACAGTCCGCCGCCACTGTTCAAACAGGGACCGTCGGCGTTGGCCCGGCTGATCTGTTTCGTCGCGCTCGCCATCGGCCTGCTCGTGGTCGACTCGCACTACAACACGTTGGAACGGGTTCGGGCCGTGGTCGGCACCGCGCTTTATCCGGTGCAACGCATGATGCTCTTGCCGCGCGACGCCATTCTCGGCGTGGCGAGCTTCTTTTCGACCGAATCGCAACTCACGGGCGAAAACCGAGCGCTTCGCGAGCAAAATCTCGAACTCTCCGTACAGGCCCAGCGCAATAACCAACTGGTCGCCGAGAACGAACATCTGCGTCAGATGCTCGCGCTGCGCGACCGTCTGCCCGTTCCCAGCATTCCCGCCGAAATCGAATACGACACGCGCGACCCGTTCACGCAGCGCGTGGTGATCGATCGCGGCACGAAACACGGCGTGAAACTGGGCGCACCGGTCGTCACGGAACAGGGCCTGCTCGGCCAGGTCTCACGCGTATTCCTGCTGCAAAGCGAGGTCACGCTGCTCACCGACAAGGAACAGGCGGTGCCCGTGCAGGTCACGCGCAGCGGGGTGCACAGCGTGATCTACGGCGGACTGCGCGGCGATGTGCTCGACCTGCGCTTTATTCCGCTGTCGGCCGACGTCAAAGTGGGCGACGAAATCGCCACCAGCGGTCTGGACGGCATTTACCCCGCCGGCCTGCCCGTGGCCCGCATTACCAAGGTCGACCGCGTCTCGGATACGGCGTTCGCGCGCATCCTGTGTCAGCCGGTGGCCAATCTGCGCAGCCAGCGTCAGGTGCTGGTGCTGCAATACACCACGCCGCTCGCCCTGCACCCGGACGCCGCCGCCGATCTCGCGCGCGCCTCCGATCCGGCGGCAAGCGGCGAAAAGCCCGGCCAGAAGGGAGCCACGCGCGCCGATCCGAAGCGCGCGCCGGCCGTCCGAAAGGGTCATTGA
- a CDS encoding tetratricopeptide repeat protein, with amino-acid sequence MPLSFAMRRLLAGVTATLVSVACQPIPYAVAAAQAPAQTLTDQAVHHYEAGQQSQALEEFRRAAEQGNRLAQFDYAMMLLNGEGGTPDPDGAVHWLERAANAGMTQAQYVYGKMFDDGYVVGKSIPQANLWYEKAAKQGHVQAQAAIANEYFIGRGVPKDYKAAFGWYEKAARGGDLPSQYIVASYYERGYGVVTPDLERARLWYEKAAAQGDVAAQGKLEAMNRERMQPSSPIPAPAR; translated from the coding sequence ATGCCGCTGTCCTTCGCCATGCGCCGGCTGCTTGCCGGTGTCACCGCCACGCTCGTGAGTGTGGCGTGCCAGCCGATTCCCTATGCGGTGGCTGCCGCTCAGGCCCCTGCGCAGACACTGACCGATCAGGCCGTCCATCACTACGAAGCCGGTCAGCAATCGCAAGCGCTTGAGGAGTTTCGCCGGGCCGCCGAGCAGGGGAATCGTCTGGCCCAGTTCGACTACGCGATGATGCTGCTCAACGGCGAAGGCGGCACACCAGATCCCGACGGCGCCGTGCATTGGCTGGAACGTGCCGCGAACGCGGGCATGACGCAGGCGCAATACGTCTACGGAAAAATGTTCGACGACGGTTACGTTGTCGGCAAATCGATTCCGCAGGCCAACCTCTGGTACGAGAAGGCCGCCAAGCAAGGACACGTGCAGGCGCAGGCGGCCATCGCCAACGAATATTTCATCGGCCGCGGTGTACCCAAGGATTACAAGGCCGCGTTCGGCTGGTACGAGAAAGCCGCTCGTGGCGGCGATCTGCCGTCGCAATACATCGTTGCGAGCTATTACGAACGCGGCTACGGGGTCGTGACACCCGATCTCGAACGGGCGCGTCTCTGGTACGAGAAGGCCGCTGCGCAGGGTGATGTGGCGGCGCAGGGCAAGCTCGAGGCGATGAATCGCGAGCGTATGCAGCCGTCATCCCCGATACCCGCCCCCGCCCGTTGA
- the mreD gene encoding rod shape-determining protein MreD: MSRPQYILLPVNPYFIALSLVVAFLVNLMPWGHAPAMPDFVALVLMFWNIHQPRKVGMGVAFLVGLLMDVHNAGLLGEHALAYTLLSYGAIMIHRRVLFFTLLGQALTVLPLLLLAHVVPFIIRLATGAAFPGWWPLAASFVEALLWPVISILLLAPQKRAVDRDDTRPI; this comes from the coding sequence ATGTCACGACCGCAATACATTCTGCTGCCGGTCAATCCGTACTTCATCGCGCTCAGTCTCGTGGTGGCGTTTCTGGTCAACCTGATGCCGTGGGGGCACGCCCCCGCCATGCCCGACTTCGTCGCGCTGGTGCTGATGTTCTGGAACATCCACCAACCCCGCAAGGTGGGCATGGGCGTGGCGTTTCTCGTCGGGCTGCTCATGGACGTGCACAACGCCGGCCTGCTCGGCGAGCATGCGCTCGCTTACACGCTGCTGTCGTATGGCGCGATCATGATCCACCGCCGCGTGCTGTTCTTCACGTTGCTCGGGCAGGCGCTGACGGTGCTGCCGCTGCTGCTGCTCGCCCACGTGGTACCGTTCATCATTCGTCTGGCGACCGGTGCGGCATTTCCGGGCTGGTGGCCGCTCGCGGCAAGCTTCGTGGAAGCTTTGCTCTGGCCGGTGATCAGTATCCTGCTGCTGGCGCCGCAGAAACGCGCCGTCGACCGCGACGACACGCGTCCGATCTGA
- the gatA gene encoding Asp-tRNA(Asn)/Glu-tRNA(Gln) amidotransferase subunit GatA: MEQDLIHLQDLRAALDAKRVSSVELTQHYLDRIAGAADLNAFVHVDAEASLAQARAADARIAAGDGANQPLLGIPVAHKDVFVTRHWRSTAGSRMLENYVSPYDAAVVERLADAGMVTLGKTNMDEFAMGSSNENSFYGPVKNPWDKRAVPGGSSGGSAAAVAARLAPVATGTDTGGSIRQPAAFCGVTGIKPTYGRVSRYGMIAFASSLDQGGPFGHSAADCAWMLNGMAGFDARDSTSLERADEDFARGLGKPLDGATADKPLAGLRIGLPAEYFGDGLDADVREAVDNALREFENLGAVRVPVSLPKTELSIPVYYVLAPAEASSNLSRFDGVRYGHRAAEYRDLLDMYKKSRAEGFGTEVKRRILVGAYVLSHGYYDAYYLQAQKIRRLIAQDFQNAFSQCDVIMGPVAPSVAWNLGEKSADPVQMYLADIYTLSVSLAGLPGMSLPVGPGRDARPVGLQLIGNYFDEARLLQVADAFQRATDWHKRAPSGV; this comes from the coding sequence ATGGAACAAGATCTGATTCATTTGCAGGATTTGCGCGCCGCGCTCGACGCCAAGCGCGTCTCGAGCGTCGAGCTGACGCAGCACTATCTGGACCGTATCGCCGGCGCCGCCGATCTGAACGCATTCGTGCATGTCGACGCCGAAGCGAGTCTCGCGCAGGCGCGCGCGGCCGATGCCCGCATCGCGGCCGGCGATGGCGCGAACCAGCCCCTATTGGGCATTCCCGTCGCGCACAAGGACGTCTTCGTCACGCGTCACTGGCGCAGCACGGCCGGCTCGCGCATGCTCGAGAACTACGTGAGCCCCTACGACGCCGCCGTGGTCGAGCGTCTGGCAGACGCCGGGATGGTCACGCTCGGCAAGACCAACATGGACGAGTTCGCGATGGGCTCGTCGAACGAGAACTCGTTTTACGGCCCCGTGAAGAACCCGTGGGACAAGCGTGCTGTGCCCGGCGGTTCGTCGGGGGGCTCGGCCGCCGCCGTGGCCGCGCGTCTCGCGCCGGTCGCGACCGGCACCGACACTGGCGGCTCGATTCGTCAGCCGGCCGCCTTCTGCGGCGTGACGGGTATCAAGCCGACATACGGTCGCGTCTCGCGCTACGGCATGATCGCGTTTGCCTCGTCGCTCGATCAGGGCGGCCCGTTCGGTCACAGCGCGGCGGATTGCGCGTGGATGCTAAACGGCATGGCGGGCTTCGACGCACGCGACTCGACCAGCCTCGAGCGCGCCGACGAAGACTTTGCACGGGGTCTGGGCAAGCCGCTCGACGGCGCCACGGCAGACAAGCCGCTCGCAGGTCTGCGTATCGGTCTGCCGGCCGAGTACTTCGGTGACGGTCTCGACGCCGACGTGCGCGAAGCCGTCGACAACGCGTTGCGCGAGTTCGAGAACCTCGGCGCCGTGCGCGTGCCAGTGTCGCTGCCGAAGACGGAACTCTCGATTCCGGTGTACTACGTGTTGGCGCCGGCGGAAGCCTCGTCGAACCTGTCGCGTTTCGACGGTGTGCGCTACGGCCACCGCGCCGCGGAATATCGCGACCTGCTCGACATGTACAAGAAGTCGCGTGCCGAAGGCTTCGGCACCGAGGTCAAGCGCCGCATTCTCGTGGGCGCATACGTGCTCTCGCATGGTTACTACGACGCCTACTATCTGCAGGCGCAGAAGATTCGCCGCCTGATCGCGCAGGACTTCCAGAACGCGTTCTCGCAGTGCGACGTGATCATGGGCCCGGTCGCGCCGTCGGTCGCGTGGAACCTCGGCGAGAAGAGCGCCGACCCGGTACAGATGTATCTGGCCGATATCTACACGCTGTCGGTCAGCCTCGCCGGTCTGCCGGGCATGAGCTTGCCGGTCGGTCCGGGCCGCGATGCGCGTCCGGTCGGCTTGCAACTGATCGGCAACTACTTCGACGAAGCCCGCCTGCTGCAAGTGGCCGACGCGTTCCAGCGCGCGACCGACTGGCACAAGCGCGCACCGTCGGGCGTCTGA
- the queD gene encoding 6-carboxytetrahydropterin synthase QueD: protein MITITRKLEFDAGHRIPDHRSQCRNLHGHRYVLEITLAGEVSRESGASDNGMVMDFADVKALANEHLVSVWDHAFLVYEGDTAVRNFLETMPDHKTVVFDRVPTVENLAAAAFDKLSSVFDTHYGHDLRLVRLRLYETPNCWSEVTA, encoded by the coding sequence GTGATTACGATTACCCGGAAACTCGAATTCGATGCGGGCCACCGCATTCCCGATCACCGAAGCCAGTGCCGCAACCTGCACGGGCATCGCTACGTGCTCGAGATCACGCTCGCAGGCGAAGTGAGCCGCGAGAGCGGTGCGTCCGACAACGGCATGGTGATGGATTTTGCCGACGTGAAGGCGCTCGCCAACGAACACCTCGTGTCGGTATGGGATCACGCGTTCCTCGTCTATGAAGGCGACACGGCCGTGCGTAACTTCCTCGAGACGATGCCCGATCACAAGACCGTGGTCTTCGATCGCGTGCCGACCGTAGAGAATCTGGCCGCTGCGGCCTTCGACAAGCTGAGCAGCGTCTTCGACACGCATTACGGTCACGACTTGCGTCTGGTGCGTTTGCGTCTGTACGAGACCCCGAATTGCTGGTCGGAAGTCACGGCGTAA
- a CDS encoding rod shape-determining protein, with product MFGFLRSYFSNDLAIDLGTANTLIYMRGKGVVLDEPSVVAIRQEGGPSGKKTIQAVGKEAKQMLGKVPGNIEAIRPMKDGVIADFTVTEQMIKQFIKMAHESRLFSPSPRIIICVPCGSTQVERRAIKEAAHGAGASQVYLIEEPMAAAIGAGLPVSEATGSMVVDIGGGTTEVGVISLGGIVYKGSVRVGGDKFDEAIVNYIRRNYGMLIGEQTAEAIKKEIGSAFPGSEVKEMEVKGRNLSEGIPRAFTISSNEILEALTDPLNQIVSSVKIALEQTPPELGADIAERGMMLTGGGALLRDLDRLLAEETGLPVLVAEDPLTCVVRGSGMALERMDKLGSIFSYE from the coding sequence ATGTTCGGTTTTCTTCGCAGCTATTTCTCCAACGACCTGGCCATTGACCTGGGCACGGCCAACACCCTCATCTACATGCGCGGCAAGGGCGTCGTTCTCGACGAACCGTCGGTAGTCGCCATTCGTCAGGAAGGTGGCCCGAGCGGCAAGAAGACGATTCAGGCCGTTGGCAAGGAAGCCAAGCAGATGCTTGGCAAGGTGCCGGGCAACATCGAGGCCATCCGGCCGATGAAGGATGGCGTGATCGCCGACTTCACCGTGACGGAACAGATGATCAAGCAGTTCATCAAGATGGCGCACGAGTCGCGTCTGTTCTCTCCGTCGCCGCGCATCATCATCTGCGTGCCGTGCGGCTCGACCCAGGTGGAGCGCCGCGCCATCAAGGAAGCCGCACACGGTGCCGGCGCCTCGCAGGTGTATCTGATTGAAGAGCCGATGGCCGCCGCGATCGGCGCCGGCCTGCCGGTCTCGGAAGCCACCGGCTCGATGGTCGTCGACATCGGTGGCGGCACGACCGAAGTGGGCGTGATCTCGCTGGGCGGTATCGTCTACAAGGGTTCGGTGCGTGTCGGTGGCGACAAGTTCGACGAAGCCATCGTCAATTACATCCGCCGCAACTACGGCATGCTGATCGGCGAGCAGACCGCCGAAGCGATCAAGAAGGAAATCGGCTCGGCCTTCCCGGGTTCCGAAGTCAAGGAAATGGAAGTGAAGGGCCGCAACCTCTCGGAGGGGATTCCGCGCGCCTTTACCATTTCGAGCAACGAAATCCTTGAAGCCCTGACCGATCCGCTCAACCAGATCGTGTCGTCGGTGAAGATTGCACTGGAACAAACGCCGCCGGAACTGGGCGCCGACATTGCCGAGCGCGGCATGATGCTCACCGGTGGCGGCGCGCTGCTGCGCGATCTGGATCGCCTGCTCGCAGAAGAAACCGGCCTGCCGGTGCTCGTGGCCGAAGACCCGCTGACCTGCGTGGTGCGCGGTTCGGGCATGGCACTCGAGCGCATGGACAAGCTCGGCAGCATCTTCTCCTACGAGTAA
- a CDS encoding DsrE family protein yields the protein MKTLLRGLLAAILLTAFALPATSAFARDKVVYHINDAEHQALAGLRSMRNQLDTAPDTDIVVVAYSQGVDFLMESYKDAATVGPLVSALHARGVKFEVCEITLKQRNLKKDQFVLDADFTPSGVVELTRLQQKGYAYIKP from the coding sequence ATGAAGACGCTGCTGCGCGGCTTGCTGGCCGCAATCCTGCTCACGGCTTTTGCTCTGCCTGCCACGTCGGCGTTCGCGCGCGACAAGGTCGTGTATCACATCAACGATGCCGAACATCAAGCGCTCGCCGGTCTGCGCAGCATGCGCAATCAGCTCGACACGGCGCCGGACACCGACATCGTGGTCGTCGCGTATTCGCAAGGGGTCGATTTCCTGATGGAGAGCTATAAGGATGCTGCGACCGTCGGGCCGCTGGTTTCGGCGTTGCATGCTCGCGGCGTGAAGTTCGAAGTGTGCGAGATCACGCTCAAGCAGCGCAATCTGAAGAAGGACCAGTTTGTCCTCGACGCCGATTTCACGCCCTCCGGCGTGGTCGAGCTTACGCGCCTGCAGCAAAAGGGCTACGCGTACATCAAGCCGTAA
- the mrdA gene encoding penicillin-binding protein 2: MTEFKNPQQQLQTFHLRVTAAALFVLICFSLLAVRFVYLQVFRHNQYALQADENRVSLAPIVPNRGVIMDRNGVVLARNYSAYTLEITPSKIGRPLEDVVTDLSDVIEITPRDRARFKKLMDDSKSFESLPIRTRLTDEEVARFTAQRFRFPGVDVHARLFRQYPLGETAAHVIGYIGRISQRDRQRIEAMSDENDSDSAKYDIRRDVNNYKGTDYIGKIGVEQSYETQLHGITGFEEIEVTAGGRPVRTISRTPATPGDNLVLSIDIKLQQVAEQAFAGRRGAVVAIEPKTGDVLAFVSAPSFDPNMFVEGIDQQNWDALNNSPDRPLLNRPLRGTYPIGSTYKPFMALAALELGKRTTNWGFQDTGSFTLGNHTFRNDVRNGQGWIDMYRSIVVSNDTYYYMLAHDLGVNAIHDFMAPLGFGQLTGIDIEGEARGILPSTEWKRKAYKKPAQQKWYDGETISLGIGQGYNSFTILQLAHATATLANNGVVMKPHLVKAVEDPVSHSRALTVPKESARLPYKQADVDFVKRAMVGVIKEGTGRQAFAGAPYDAGGKTGTAQVYSLGKNEKYNHNAIPEFKRDHALFIAFAPADDPKIAIALIVENAGWGGAQAGPVARRLLDYYLIDEPKERAAEAAALQASASAPGAASGALAVSATPDAPPASAAELGGRAAGAPASVARVSPAPATASAPAAGKTATSAPVPTAPETPKPAPQRQPAVSPTVADEARHRAAIRAQGAQGGTP; this comes from the coding sequence ATGACCGAGTTCAAGAATCCCCAGCAACAACTGCAGACGTTTCATCTGCGGGTGACGGCGGCTGCGCTTTTCGTGCTGATCTGCTTCAGCCTGCTTGCGGTACGTTTCGTCTACCTGCAAGTCTTCCGTCATAACCAGTACGCCCTGCAAGCCGACGAAAACCGCGTCTCGCTCGCCCCGATCGTGCCCAACCGGGGCGTGATCATGGATCGCAACGGCGTGGTGCTCGCGCGCAACTATTCCGCGTACACGCTGGAAATCACGCCGTCGAAGATCGGCCGTCCGCTTGAAGACGTCGTCACGGATCTGTCCGACGTGATTGAGATCACGCCACGCGATCGCGCCCGCTTCAAGAAGCTCATGGACGACAGCAAGAGCTTCGAAAGTCTACCGATCCGCACCCGCCTGACCGACGAAGAGGTCGCCCGTTTCACCGCGCAGCGCTTCCGCTTTCCCGGTGTGGACGTGCACGCTCGTCTGTTCCGTCAGTACCCGCTTGGCGAGACGGCCGCGCACGTGATCGGCTACATCGGCCGGATTTCGCAGCGCGATCGTCAGCGCATCGAGGCGATGAGCGACGAGAACGACAGCGATAGCGCCAAGTACGACATCCGTCGCGACGTGAATAACTACAAGGGCACGGACTATATCGGCAAGATCGGTGTCGAGCAGAGTTACGAGACGCAGCTCCACGGCATCACCGGTTTCGAGGAAATCGAAGTGACCGCCGGCGGCCGGCCCGTGCGCACGATCTCGCGCACGCCCGCCACGCCGGGCGACAACCTGGTGCTGTCCATCGACATCAAACTCCAGCAAGTGGCCGAGCAAGCCTTTGCCGGACGCCGTGGCGCTGTCGTCGCCATCGAACCGAAGACCGGCGACGTGCTCGCCTTCGTGTCGGCACCGAGCTTCGATCCGAACATGTTCGTCGAAGGGATCGATCAGCAGAACTGGGACGCCCTGAACAACTCGCCCGACCGCCCGCTGCTCAACCGTCCGTTGCGCGGCACCTATCCGATCGGCTCGACGTACAAGCCGTTCATGGCCCTCGCCGCACTTGAACTCGGCAAGCGCACGACCAACTGGGGCTTCCAGGACACAGGCTCGTTCACGCTGGGTAACCACACGTTCCGCAACGACGTTCGCAACGGTCAGGGCTGGATCGACATGTATCGCTCGATCGTGGTGTCGAACGACACGTATTACTACATGCTCGCGCACGACCTCGGCGTGAACGCCATTCACGACTTCATGGCGCCACTCGGCTTCGGTCAGTTGACGGGCATCGACATCGAAGGCGAGGCGCGCGGCATCCTGCCCTCGACCGAATGGAAGCGCAAGGCTTACAAGAAGCCCGCGCAGCAGAAGTGGTACGACGGCGAGACGATCAGTCTGGGCATCGGTCAGGGCTATAACTCGTTCACGATTCTGCAACTCGCGCATGCCACGGCCACGCTGGCCAACAACGGCGTGGTGATGAAGCCACACCTGGTCAAGGCCGTCGAAGACCCGGTCTCGCACTCGCGTGCGCTGACCGTGCCGAAGGAAAGCGCGCGGCTGCCGTACAAGCAGGCCGACGTGGACTTCGTCAAACGGGCGATGGTCGGCGTGATCAAGGAAGGGACGGGCCGTCAGGCGTTCGCCGGGGCACCCTACGACGCGGGCGGCAAGACCGGTACGGCACAGGTCTATTCGCTCGGCAAGAACGAGAAGTACAACCACAACGCGATTCCCGAGTTCAAGCGCGACCACGCGTTGTTCATCGCCTTCGCGCCCGCCGACGATCCGAAGATCGCCATCGCGCTGATCGTTGAAAACGCCGGTTGGGGCGGGGCGCAGGCCGGTCCGGTCGCGCGTCGACTGCTCGATTACTATCTCATCGACGAACCGAAGGAACGCGCGGCGGAAGCGGCGGCGTTGCAGGCGTCGGCTTCGGCGCCGGGCGCAGCCTCGGGTGCGCTGGCCGTGTCCGCTACACCGGACGCCCCGCCCGCCAGCGCCGCCGAACTCGGTGGCCGCGCGGCTGGCGCCCCCGCAAGCGTAGCGCGCGTGTCGCCGGCCCCGGCAACGGCGTCGGCACCGGCCGCTGGCAAGACCGCGACATCGGCACCGGTGCCGACAGCACCGGAAACGCCCAAGCCGGCCCCACAGCGTCAACCCGCCGTAAGCCCGACTGTCGCCGACGAAGCCCGCCATCGCGCCGCCATCCGTGCACAGGGCGCGCAAGGAGGAACGCCATGA
- the gatC gene encoding Asp-tRNA(Asn)/Glu-tRNA(Gln) amidotransferase subunit GatC, with amino-acid sequence MALNLSDVKRIAHLARLELADDEAAHMEKELNGFFALVEQMQSVDTTDVAPLAHPIEQIQAVAQRLRTDAVTELVDRDANQRPAPAVQDGLYLVPKVIE; translated from the coding sequence ATGGCTTTGAATCTCTCAGACGTCAAACGCATCGCCCATCTCGCGCGTCTCGAGTTGGCCGATGACGAGGCGGCTCATATGGAAAAGGAGCTGAACGGCTTCTTCGCGCTCGTCGAGCAGATGCAGTCGGTCGATACGACCGACGTCGCGCCGCTTGCGCATCCGATCGAGCAAATTCAGGCAGTTGCCCAGCGGCTGCGTACCGACGCCGTGACCGAACTGGTCGACCGCGACGCCAATCAGCGCCCGGCCCCCGCCGTGCAGGACGGCCTCTATCTGGTGCCGAAGGTCATCGAATGA
- the rodA gene encoding rod shape-determining protein RodA encodes MALDKHTWKEQVKRLFVGFDKPLALIVFLLLCVGLVTLYSASIDVPGRVEDQIRNIVLTFILMWVLAMLPTQTLMKFAVPLYTAGVALLIAVAMFGLTKKGAKRWLNVGMVIQPSEIMKIAMPLMLAWYFQKREGNIRWFDYLAALALLGVPVGLIAKQPDLGTGLLVAAAGLYVIYLAGLSWKLILPVLIAGVLGIGTILALEDKICQPDVEWHILHDYQKHRVCTLLDPTTDPLGKGFHTIQSVIAIGSGGTMGKGWLKGTQAHLEFIPEKHTDFIFAVFAEEFGLIGEGVLLVLYLLLVARGLMIAASGATLFGRLLAGAVTMIFFTYAFVNMGMVSGILPVVGVPLPFMSYGGTALVTLGLGVGILMSVAREKRLMQS; translated from the coding sequence ATGGCGCTCGACAAACATACGTGGAAAGAGCAGGTCAAGCGCCTGTTCGTCGGCTTCGACAAGCCGCTGGCGCTGATCGTCTTCCTGCTGCTTTGCGTGGGATTGGTTACGCTCTACAGCGCCAGTATCGACGTGCCCGGTCGGGTCGAAGACCAGATCCGCAACATCGTGCTCACCTTCATTCTGATGTGGGTGCTGGCAATGCTGCCGACACAGACGCTGATGAAGTTCGCGGTCCCGCTCTATACCGCCGGTGTTGCACTGCTCATTGCCGTGGCGATGTTCGGGCTGACGAAGAAAGGCGCGAAGCGCTGGCTGAATGTCGGCATGGTGATCCAGCCGTCCGAGATCATGAAGATCGCCATGCCGCTCATGCTGGCCTGGTACTTCCAGAAGCGTGAAGGCAACATCCGCTGGTTCGATTATCTGGCCGCTCTCGCCCTGCTCGGCGTGCCGGTGGGACTCATCGCGAAACAGCCCGACCTCGGTACCGGCCTGCTCGTGGCTGCGGCCGGTCTTTACGTGATCTATCTGGCCGGCCTGTCGTGGAAGCTCATTCTGCCGGTGCTCATCGCCGGCGTGCTCGGCATCGGGACGATCCTCGCGCTCGAAGACAAGATCTGCCAGCCGGACGTCGAGTGGCACATCCTGCACGACTACCAGAAGCACCGCGTGTGCACGCTGCTGGACCCGACAACAGACCCGCTCGGCAAGGGCTTCCATACGATTCAGTCCGTCATTGCGATTGGCTCGGGCGGCACGATGGGCAAGGGTTGGCTCAAGGGCACGCAGGCTCACCTCGAGTTCATCCCGGAAAAACATACCGACTTCATCTTCGCCGTCTTCGCGGAAGAATTCGGGCTGATCGGCGAAGGCGTGCTGCTGGTGCTGTATCTGCTGCTGGTCGCGCGCGGGCTGATGATCGCGGCATCCGGCGCAACGCTGTTCGGGCGGCTGCTCGCCGGTGCCGTGACGATGATCTTCTTCACCTATGCGTTCGTGAACATGGGAATGGTGAGCGGCATTCTGCCGGTGGTCGGCGTGCCACTGCCGTTCATGAGCTACGGCGGTACCGCGCTGGTGACGCTCGGCCTCGGGGTCGGCATTCTGATGAGTGTCGCGCGCGAGAAGCGGCTCATGCAGAGTTAG
- the queE gene encoding 7-carboxy-7-deazaguanine synthase: MTYAVKEIFYTLQGEGANAGRPAVFCRFAGCNLWTGREEDRAEAVCQFCDTDFVGTDGENGGKYRTPADLVAQIVALWPEGDRAHRFVVCTGGEPLLQLDSPLIDALHAEGFRIAVETNGTQVVPEGIDWVCVSPKADAEMVVTRGDELKVVVPQDRQRLADYEALDFQHFYLQPMDGPLRDTNTKLAIDYCKSHPRWSLSMQTHKYLNIP, translated from the coding sequence ATGACGTACGCAGTCAAGGAAATCTTCTACACATTGCAGGGCGAGGGCGCGAACGCCGGCCGCCCGGCGGTGTTCTGCCGGTTTGCGGGGTGCAACCTGTGGACCGGCCGCGAAGAGGACCGTGCTGAGGCCGTCTGCCAGTTCTGCGACACCGACTTTGTCGGCACCGACGGCGAAAATGGCGGCAAGTACCGCACGCCGGCCGATCTCGTCGCGCAGATCGTGGCGTTATGGCCGGAGGGCGACCGTGCCCACCGGTTCGTGGTGTGCACCGGCGGTGAGCCGTTGCTTCAGCTCGACTCGCCGCTCATCGACGCGTTGCACGCTGAGGGTTTTCGCATTGCCGTCGAGACCAACGGCACGCAAGTCGTCCCCGAGGGCATCGACTGGGTGTGCGTGAGCCCGAAGGCCGATGCGGAGATGGTCGTCACGCGTGGCGACGAGTTGAAGGTGGTGGTGCCGCAGGATCGTCAGCGTCTGGCCGATTACGAAGCGCTCGATTTCCAGCACTTCTATCTGCAACCGATGGATGGCCCGTTACGCGACACCAACACGAAGCTGGCGATCGACTATTGCAAATCGCATCCGCGCTGGTCGCTGTCGATGCAGACGCACAAATACCTGAATATTCCCTGA